The following are encoded together in the Acidobacteriota bacterium genome:
- a CDS encoding (2Fe-2S)-binding protein, with protein sequence MSDRSLPMHRPRKVRQTLTVNGETHDVLFDGYKTLLEVLREDLGLTGTKHGCELGECGACAVLVDGEPLLSCLMLALECSGREITTIEGLADGNELHPLQAAFADLGGSQCGYCTPGILLTAKALLERHPQPNREQIREALSGNLCRCTGYEQIFESVEAAILKMTARSEASR encoded by the coding sequence ATGAGTGATCGATCTCTACCGATGCATCGACCTCGCAAGGTTCGTCAGACTCTGACGGTCAACGGCGAAACGCACGACGTTCTGTTCGACGGCTACAAGACGCTGCTCGAAGTTCTGCGTGAGGATCTTGGTCTGACCGGAACCAAACATGGCTGCGAGCTCGGCGAGTGTGGAGCCTGTGCCGTTCTGGTGGACGGCGAGCCGCTTCTGTCGTGTCTGATGTTGGCACTGGAGTGTTCCGGCCGGGAGATCACCACGATCGAAGGCCTGGCCGACGGAAACGAACTTCATCCGTTGCAGGCGGCGTTCGCCGACCTCGGTGGGTCGCAGTGTGGCTACTGCACCCCGGGAATCCTGCTCACCGCCAAGGCATTGCTGGAACGGCACCCGCAGCCGAACAGAGAGCAGATACGCGAGGCCCTATCGGGCAACCTCTGCCGCTGCACCGGATATGAGCAGATCTTCGAATCGGTGGAAGCCGCCATTCTGAAGATGACCGCCCGGTCGGAGGCAAGTCGATGA
- the pcnB gene encoding polynucleotide adenylyltransferase PcnB, with the protein MLKKILSLIRGRRQQPSASRSGHRRATADNPIRVRQPIPDRDLDSDAVKIVRRLVRHGHEAYLVGGCVRDLLLGGHPKDFDIGTSATPGQIKRLFRNSRIIGRRFRLAHIYFQDRKVIEVATFRSLEEAPSEPGKDADLLIRDDNVFGTPAEDAIRRDFTINGLFYDIDKQTVIDHTDGLEDLRRRVVRTIGDPAVRLREDPIRILRAIKFAARLNLEIETETLTAIKSYGTEIDKSAPPRVLEEIYRFCREGAAERSFVFLRGTRVLDVILPELASAYRDDEAAWKTLRHLLREIDQRPAPRIDGGESLTVLLLPLLVRPFGWGGDGTVDEGRRVDARDLANSWLDPLGRRLRLARRDQEICRLLLLSLVRMAQPRRLRPRTKQAIVRRSCFPAALGLLESMARHLGGDLTRAVEFWGRQSVPEGRRSAPPTRKETDSPAPRRRGRRGKRGGESRSKPEPEATVKQVPLDFFAALPSAPSDGASTEPDSDRYGGDQFGHHEPEERQEPRESEERQEPQESERRPPRRRRRRRRPRDGGGNTDDKDQTSDE; encoded by the coding sequence ATGCTCAAGAAGATCCTCTCCCTGATCCGGGGTCGGCGACAACAACCGTCCGCCTCGCGGTCCGGCCATCGTCGCGCGACGGCCGATAACCCCATACGAGTTCGACAGCCGATCCCTGATCGCGACCTCGATTCGGATGCCGTGAAGATCGTCCGACGGCTGGTTCGGCACGGTCACGAGGCGTACCTCGTCGGCGGCTGTGTCCGGGATCTCCTTCTCGGCGGACATCCCAAGGACTTCGATATCGGGACGTCCGCCACGCCGGGTCAGATCAAACGCCTGTTTCGCAACTCGCGGATCATCGGCCGACGGTTCCGGCTGGCCCATATCTACTTTCAAGACCGCAAGGTCATCGAGGTCGCGACGTTTCGGAGTCTCGAGGAGGCACCGTCCGAGCCCGGTAAGGACGCCGATCTGCTGATTCGCGACGACAACGTCTTCGGTACACCGGCCGAGGACGCGATCCGTCGAGACTTCACCATCAACGGCCTGTTCTACGACATCGACAAGCAGACGGTCATCGACCACACCGATGGTCTCGAGGATCTTCGCAGGCGTGTGGTGCGGACGATCGGCGATCCTGCGGTCCGACTCCGCGAGGACCCGATCCGGATTCTTCGCGCGATCAAGTTCGCCGCCCGTCTCAACCTCGAGATCGAGACGGAGACGCTTACTGCCATCAAGTCGTATGGCACAGAGATCGACAAGTCCGCGCCGCCGCGGGTCCTGGAAGAGATCTATCGGTTCTGCCGCGAAGGGGCGGCGGAGCGCTCGTTCGTGTTCCTGCGCGGGACCCGCGTCCTCGATGTCATCCTCCCCGAGTTGGCGTCTGCCTATCGCGACGACGAGGCGGCCTGGAAGACCCTGCGTCATCTGCTGAGAGAGATCGATCAACGACCGGCTCCGCGAATCGACGGCGGCGAGAGCCTCACGGTTCTTCTCCTTCCGCTCCTCGTCCGTCCCTTCGGTTGGGGTGGCGACGGTACGGTCGACGAGGGTCGTCGAGTAGACGCCCGCGATCTTGCCAATAGTTGGCTGGATCCCCTGGGTCGCCGGTTACGACTCGCACGCCGGGACCAGGAGATCTGTCGACTGCTCCTCCTGAGCCTCGTGCGAATGGCCCAGCCGCGGCGATTGCGGCCTCGAACTAAACAGGCGATCGTGAGACGCAGTTGCTTCCCGGCGGCACTCGGGCTGCTTGAATCGATGGCCCGGCACCTGGGGGGAGACCTGACCCGCGCCGTCGAATTCTGGGGTCGCCAGTCGGTTCCGGAGGGACGGCGCTCGGCGCCGCCGACTCGCAAGGAGACCGACTCCCCCGCCCCACGGCGACGTGGACGACGTGGAAAGCGTGGCGGTGAATCGCGTAGCAAGCCGGAACCGGAGGCGACCGTAAAGCAGGTGCCATTGGACTTCTTTGCCGCACTCCCTTCGGCACCTTCCGATGGGGCCTCGACCGAACCGGACAGTGACCGCTACGGTGGCGATCAGTTCGGCCATCACGAGCCTGAGGAGCGCCAGGAACCTCGAGAGTCTGAGGAGCGCCAGGAGCCCCAGGAATCGGAGCGACGCCCCCCGCGCAGACGGCGACGTCGGCGACGTCCTCGCGACGGCGGTGGCAACACCGACGACAAGGACCAGACCTCCGATGAGTGA
- a CDS encoding DUF4126 domain-containing protein → MSEILPIIWQLSMGVSLAACAGLRAFLPLFVTGLAARLDWIPLLDRFEWLGSDATLVVFGVAVLLEVVGDKFPVIDNFLDSVALFVKPIAGTILAVAVVTELDPLLSVVLGIVLGGGVAGVVHVGKSKARLASTVFTAGLGNPVLSVAEDGVALAGVSVALWFPVLAIVLITLIGLVITRWTLRRGSSGPDHDAG, encoded by the coding sequence ATGAGTGAGATCCTACCCATCATCTGGCAGCTCTCCATGGGCGTGAGTCTGGCGGCCTGCGCCGGCTTGCGGGCCTTTCTCCCGCTGTTCGTCACCGGGCTCGCGGCGCGTCTCGACTGGATTCCACTCCTGGATCGATTCGAGTGGTTGGGGTCCGACGCTACTCTGGTGGTCTTCGGGGTGGCGGTTCTTCTCGAGGTCGTCGGCGACAAATTTCCCGTCATCGATAATTTCCTCGACTCGGTGGCGTTGTTCGTGAAGCCCATCGCGGGGACGATCCTGGCCGTTGCTGTCGTCACCGAGTTGGACCCGCTGCTGTCGGTGGTGCTGGGGATCGTCCTCGGTGGCGGCGTCGCAGGGGTGGTTCACGTCGGGAAATCCAAGGCACGCCTCGCTTCGACCGTCTTTACCGCTGGACTCGGGAACCCCGTCTTGTCGGTTGCAGAGGACGGTGTCGCTCTGGCCGGTGTCTCCGTGGCGCTCTGGTTTCCCGTGCTGGCGATCGTCCTGATCACGTTGATTGGGCTCGTCATCACCCGTTGGACCCTGAGGCGGGGTTCATCCGGCCCGGATCACGATGCGGGCTGA
- a CDS encoding ABC transporter ATP-binding protein: protein MSDLTIRFEDVSKFYGEVLGVNRVELDIPPGITSLVGPNGSGKTTLMNLVSGLLQPSQGKITVRGIDTDDPERLFRELGYCTQYDSFPKGMRGLQFIRSYLRVHGYDAAESQRRAEAAITRVNLMDAADRRVAGYSKGMRQRVKLAQSIAHDPSVLILDEPLNGLDPMARAEMISLFQELAEAGKNVIISSHILHEVDLISNQVILLNEGYVVAEGGIQDVRGEMDKHPLQILIRCDKPSLLASKVFEMDSVVEVKIDPDQQGLLLKTKDADNFFSRLNHLVLDHEIKVERVAPADDDVQAVYQYLIGQDKGQG, encoded by the coding sequence ATGAGTGATCTGACCATCCGCTTCGAGGATGTATCGAAGTTCTATGGCGAGGTGCTTGGCGTCAATCGCGTCGAGCTGGATATTCCACCGGGAATTACCAGTCTGGTCGGCCCCAACGGTTCCGGCAAGACGACCTTGATGAATCTCGTGAGTGGACTGCTGCAGCCGAGCCAGGGAAAGATCACAGTACGAGGCATCGACACCGACGACCCCGAGCGGCTGTTCAGAGAACTCGGCTACTGCACTCAGTACGACTCATTCCCCAAGGGCATGCGTGGACTCCAGTTCATTCGCAGCTATCTCAGAGTGCACGGATACGATGCGGCAGAATCCCAACGACGGGCCGAAGCCGCGATCACTCGCGTGAATCTGATGGACGCCGCGGACCGCCGCGTCGCCGGGTACAGCAAGGGCATGCGTCAGCGCGTCAAGCTGGCGCAGTCCATCGCCCACGATCCATCGGTCCTGATCCTGGATGAGCCGCTCAACGGCCTCGACCCCATGGCGCGCGCCGAGATGATCTCGCTGTTTCAGGAGCTGGCCGAGGCCGGCAAGAACGTCATCATCTCGAGCCACATCCTCCACGAGGTCGATCTGATCTCGAATCAGGTCATTCTGCTGAACGAGGGCTACGTCGTAGCGGAGGGTGGCATTCAAGACGTTCGCGGAGAGATGGACAAGCACCCGCTGCAGATCCTGATCCGTTGCGACAAACCCAGCCTGCTCGCCTCGAAGGTCTTCGAGATGGACAGTGTTGTCGAGGTCAAGATCGACCCCGATCAGCAGGGATTGCTCCTCAAGACGAAGGACGCCGACAACTTCTTCAGTCGGCTCAATCATCTCGTCCTCGACCATGAGATTAAAGTCGAGCGCGTCGCGCCCGCAGACGATGACGTTCAGGCGGTCTACCAGTACCTGATCGGTCAGGATAAGGGGCAAGGATGA
- a CDS encoding ABC transporter ATP-binding protein: protein MTQNIIEFDGLGVRFGRHEILRDLHGKLAGRAIGLLGPNGAGKTTLIHTIMGFHPPTNGTARVLGLDIRTENRRLKSRIGYMPERDAFVAGMTAVRLVRLMAELSGLGPRAALERAHEALYYVGLGEARYRKLESYSLGMKQMAKLAQAIVASPSLIILDEPTNGLDPPHRERMLRLIKEIKKDGDVRVILSSHLLRDVEEVCDEVMILKDGRIASTCDLEEERRANRKFIEIETSGNDESFGAALEEMGCEIAVLSRNRIKTVLPTGVEIRDLYEIAAQREIQIRRLDFKRNSLQDIFLKAMGASSGGL from the coding sequence TTGACGCAAAACATAATTGAGTTTGACGGACTCGGAGTTCGCTTCGGTCGACACGAGATTCTCCGTGACCTGCACGGGAAGCTGGCCGGTCGTGCGATCGGATTGCTTGGCCCTAACGGGGCCGGCAAGACGACCCTGATCCATACCATCATGGGCTTTCACCCGCCGACCAACGGGACGGCTCGTGTGCTCGGCTTGGATATCCGGACCGAGAATCGTCGCCTGAAGTCCCGCATCGGCTACATGCCCGAGCGGGACGCGTTTGTCGCGGGCATGACCGCGGTGCGGCTCGTTCGATTGATGGCGGAGTTGAGCGGTCTCGGACCACGGGCGGCGCTGGAACGGGCCCACGAGGCGCTCTACTACGTCGGGCTGGGCGAGGCCCGCTACCGCAAGCTCGAGTCCTATTCGCTGGGCATGAAGCAGATGGCGAAACTGGCGCAGGCGATCGTTGCCAGCCCCAGCCTGATCATCCTCGACGAGCCGACCAACGGACTCGATCCGCCCCATCGAGAGCGCATGCTCCGACTGATCAAGGAGATCAAGAAGGATGGGGACGTGCGCGTGATCCTCTCGTCGCACCTCCTGCGTGATGTCGAGGAGGTCTGTGACGAGGTCATGATCCTCAAGGACGGACGCATCGCCTCGACGTGCGATCTTGAAGAAGAGCGTCGAGCCAATCGCAAGTTCATCGAGATCGAGACATCCGGCAATGACGAGTCGTTCGGCGCTGCTCTCGAAGAGATGGGTTGCGAGATTGCAGTCCTTTCGCGCAATCGGATCAAGACGGTCCTTCCGACCGGTGTCGAGATCCGAGATCTCTATGAGATCGCCGCCCAACGAGAGATTCAGATCCGACGACTGGACTTCAAGAGAAACTCCCTACAAGACATTTTCCTGAAGGCAATGGGGGCGTCTAGTGGCGGTCTATGA
- a CDS encoding FecR domain-containing protein, with protein sequence MNSNDLEKILDNAIDSVREDNLSAKDEQRITDDVWREVEKAHAESIAGTEQEELGARIRDCADFQAVIPAYLRNSLSEAKALLLEDHVGECLPCRKALNESRSRHGGSTAPVKQPGNSRLAAWGWRIAVAATIFVALVGVGYNSSVFSIQTGGMITIENLDGEVLQVTEDGTTALKAGDTIQTSGGTALRTGKGSRAMLRLEDGSLVEMDERAELAVKNQRKLWALNERDRIIDLERGSIIVEAAKQENGRLYVNTDEANVAVTGTTFAVNHGMKGSRVSVIEGEVHVGHSGQTDILLAGNQTTTNERLDAVPVADEISWSQNRERHIQVLAELTRITQEIEQEIQGPSTRYSTTLLDRAPADTVIYVGIPNLAETLADSYQLLQEKVQENTLLSEWWDEAVAEGDFEEDLERMMDELQAWGDELGDEIALTVQMDASGGVVEPVILSTVHRPAGFGRFVQDRIQGISDEVGGDSPIIAVVEDGSMAPTEADMFVAVRGDLVAFTPERAQIDAFTRNLRGTAPSTFVGQPFHTRLDELYREGVEWVIGVDVATLVDANDVIDNSDSMAKTLGIHDMQHVIAQRQKKGDNAETSMVLTYGEPDRGLASWLADPAPMGTLDFISPSATLVAAFAMEDSSSAVEQLLEKLAGKGSPVGEWLDEFEGTGRSSIVDDVAASIGGEFAFAIDGPLLPVPSWKLVMEVYDPMTLQMTLEWGVGQLNSIAAENDMDGFRIVRHGNAYEFKSLDTGLSAHYTYHDGYMVVAASRGLVNRALQTRRSGVTLSSSQRFVSLLPEDSEAHFSAVLFQDLGSVVGPVARQLQGMADEFNGPQQDIVAAFSGVMKPSLTVAYGEPSRIRFVHTTEGGMFSSGLMSLLSLEHLMNVQELLDHAARAGDQHAQPALDPSSDESVDQQNRT encoded by the coding sequence ATGAACAGCAACGACCTCGAAAAGATTCTCGATAACGCAATCGACTCGGTCCGCGAGGACAACCTCTCGGCGAAGGACGAGCAGCGCATCACCGACGATGTGTGGCGCGAGGTCGAGAAGGCCCACGCCGAATCGATCGCCGGCACGGAACAAGAGGAACTCGGTGCGCGTATCCGCGACTGCGCTGACTTTCAGGCCGTGATTCCTGCGTACCTTCGGAACAGCCTGTCGGAAGCGAAGGCCCTGCTCCTGGAAGATCATGTCGGCGAGTGCCTCCCCTGCAGGAAAGCGCTCAACGAGTCACGATCGCGTCACGGAGGCTCGACGGCACCGGTCAAGCAGCCCGGCAACAGTCGCCTCGCCGCGTGGGGCTGGCGGATTGCCGTCGCCGCGACGATCTTCGTCGCCCTGGTGGGAGTCGGCTACAACAGCTCGGTCTTCTCGATTCAGACCGGCGGGATGATCACGATCGAGAACCTCGACGGTGAGGTCTTGCAGGTCACCGAGGACGGCACGACGGCGCTCAAGGCCGGAGACACCATCCAGACATCCGGCGGCACCGCCCTGCGAACCGGCAAGGGCTCTCGCGCAATGCTCCGACTCGAAGACGGTTCGCTGGTTGAGATGGACGAGCGCGCGGAACTCGCCGTCAAGAACCAACGCAAGCTATGGGCGCTCAACGAGCGTGACCGGATCATCGATCTTGAACGAGGAAGCATCATCGTCGAGGCGGCCAAGCAAGAGAACGGCCGGCTTTACGTCAACACCGACGAGGCCAACGTCGCGGTCACCGGAACCACCTTCGCCGTCAACCACGGCATGAAGGGGTCCCGCGTTTCGGTCATCGAGGGTGAGGTCCACGTCGGGCACTCCGGTCAGACCGACATCCTCCTTGCCGGTAACCAGACCACCACGAATGAGCGACTTGATGCCGTTCCGGTCGCCGACGAGATCAGCTGGAGTCAGAACCGAGAGCGTCACATACAGGTCCTCGCGGAGTTGACCCGCATCACCCAGGAGATCGAGCAAGAGATCCAGGGACCGTCGACCCGCTACTCCACGACGCTGCTCGATCGTGCCCCCGCGGATACGGTGATCTACGTCGGCATTCCGAATCTCGCCGAGACCCTGGCCGACAGCTACCAACTGCTGCAGGAGAAGGTCCAGGAAAACACCCTTCTCTCGGAATGGTGGGATGAAGCCGTCGCCGAGGGCGACTTCGAAGAGGACCTCGAGCGGATGATGGATGAGCTTCAGGCCTGGGGTGACGAACTCGGTGACGAGATTGCACTCACCGTCCAGATGGACGCATCGGGTGGTGTCGTCGAGCCGGTGATTCTGTCCACCGTTCATCGACCGGCCGGATTCGGTCGCTTCGTGCAAGACCGCATCCAGGGGATCAGTGACGAGGTGGGCGGTGACAGTCCGATTATCGCCGTCGTTGAAGATGGCAGCATGGCACCGACCGAGGCCGACATGTTTGTCGCGGTTCGTGGCGACCTGGTGGCGTTCACTCCCGAGCGTGCACAGATCGACGCGTTCACTCGCAACTTGCGGGGTACGGCACCTTCGACATTTGTCGGTCAGCCGTTCCACACGCGCCTCGATGAGCTCTATCGTGAGGGTGTTGAATGGGTGATCGGTGTCGACGTGGCGACCCTCGTCGACGCTAACGATGTAATCGACAATAGCGATTCGATGGCCAAGACCCTCGGCATCCACGACATGCAGCACGTCATCGCCCAGCGCCAGAAGAAGGGTGACAACGCAGAGACCAGCATGGTCCTGACCTACGGCGAACCCGATCGTGGTCTGGCCTCGTGGCTGGCCGATCCGGCCCCGATGGGTACTCTGGACTTCATCTCCCCTAGCGCGACACTCGTAGCCGCGTTTGCCATGGAAGACTCCAGTTCGGCCGTCGAGCAACTGCTCGAGAAGCTCGCCGGCAAGGGCTCGCCGGTCGGAGAATGGCTGGACGAGTTTGAAGGCACCGGCCGATCCAGTATCGTCGACGATGTGGCGGCCTCGATCGGTGGCGAGTTCGCGTTCGCCATCGACGGTCCTCTCCTTCCGGTTCCCTCCTGGAAACTGGTCATGGAAGTCTATGACCCGATGACCCTCCAGATGACCCTTGAGTGGGGTGTGGGCCAGTTGAACAGTATCGCTGCCGAGAATGACATGGACGGTTTCCGTATCGTCCGTCACGGAAACGCTTACGAGTTCAAGTCCCTGGATACCGGCCTATCGGCCCACTACACCTACCATGACGGCTACATGGTTGTGGCGGCCTCTCGCGGCCTGGTCAATCGTGCACTCCAGACACGGAGGTCCGGTGTGACGCTGTCCAGTTCCCAGCGATTTGTCTCGTTGCTTCCGGAGGACAGCGAGGCCCATTTTTCGGCCGTGCTCTTCCAGGACCTGGGTTCGGTCGTCGGACCGGTCGCCCGGCAGCTCCAGGGGATGGCCGACGAGTTCAACGGTCCTCAGCAGGATATCGTCGCGGCGTTCAGCGGTGTGATGAAACCTAGCCTGACGGTCGCTTATGGGGAACCTTCTCGGATCCGATTCGTTCATACCACTGAGGGCGGCATGTTCAGTTCCGGACTAATGTCGCTTCTCAGCCTGGAACACCTCATGAATGTGCAAGAATTACTCGATCATGCGGCCAGGGCGGGCGATCAACACGCTCAGCCCGCCCTGGACCCATCGAGTGACGAAAGCGTGGATCAGCAGAACCGGACTTGA
- a CDS encoding sigma-70 family RNA polymerase sigma factor: MSAAQAQKTGSAAGGELEQVYRDHSQRVVRAAYRVTGSMDDAQDVLQTVFLRLVRREGGSPLSDSPGNYLHRAAINASLDIVRSRTAARSAPLEDIEPTLAGREDESPDRLQGSSEIREQIRLALATMSPKSAEIFVLRYFEGYGNHEIAKMMGTSRSTVNVILHRTRQKLRDAIGSYVGAEQ; the protein is encoded by the coding sequence GTGAGTGCAGCTCAGGCACAGAAAACCGGATCGGCCGCCGGCGGCGAACTGGAGCAGGTCTACCGCGACCACAGCCAGAGAGTCGTGCGCGCCGCTTATCGGGTCACGGGAAGCATGGACGACGCCCAGGATGTCCTGCAGACCGTCTTTCTTCGGCTCGTTCGTCGGGAAGGCGGGTCCCCGTTGTCGGACAGTCCCGGCAACTACCTTCATCGAGCCGCGATCAACGCCTCGTTGGACATCGTGCGCTCCCGCACCGCAGCCCGATCGGCTCCCCTCGAGGATATCGAGCCGACTCTGGCAGGTCGGGAAGACGAGTCCCCGGATCGGCTTCAAGGATCCAGCGAGATCCGCGAACAGATCCGGCTGGCGCTGGCAACGATGAGCCCCAAGTCTGCGGAAATATTCGTCCTTCGTTACTTCGAGGGATATGGCAACCACGAAATAGCAAAAATGATGGGAACTTCCCGAAGCACGGTGAACGTGATCCTGCATCGCACACGTCAGAAGTTGCGCGATGCCATCGGTTCGTATGTAGGAGCAGAGCAATGA
- a CDS encoding carbon-nitrogen hydrolase family protein, translated as MAKKGRKRWSVAALQMTSTPDVARNLHDSRNAIRRAARRGADLIALPENFAYLRKEGLPVPIREGLDGPIVTELRELAAGLNCYLLLGSFPERRKGRRRISNTSILIDPAGAIAATYRKLHLFDIAIRGGVTLKESKTVEPGAEVVVADTPLGKLGMSICYDLRFPELYRRQMQLGAQVLFVPAAFTAYTGPAHWLPLLRARAIENQCWVVAPAQTGSHHADRRSHGETVVIDPWGAVVARRVSAPGAVTATIDLTAIDRVRRGLPCADHVRHDLFDL; from the coding sequence GTGGCAAAGAAGGGCCGGAAGAGGTGGAGCGTCGCGGCCCTCCAGATGACCTCGACCCCCGATGTCGCCCGCAATCTTCATGACAGTCGAAACGCCATCCGACGGGCGGCTCGCCGTGGCGCAGATCTGATCGCGCTTCCCGAGAATTTCGCCTACCTCCGAAAGGAGGGGCTGCCGGTTCCCATCCGCGAGGGCCTGGACGGCCCGATCGTCACCGAACTGCGAGAGTTGGCCGCCGGCCTGAACTGCTATCTACTCCTCGGTTCCTTCCCGGAGCGACGTAAGGGGCGGCGCCGGATCTCCAACACCTCCATTCTGATCGACCCGGCGGGGGCGATCGCCGCCACCTATCGAAAGCTCCATCTGTTCGACATCGCGATTCGAGGCGGTGTGACGCTCAAGGAATCGAAGACCGTCGAGCCCGGAGCCGAGGTGGTCGTGGCCGACACACCTCTGGGGAAGCTCGGGATGTCGATCTGCTACGACCTGCGGTTCCCGGAGTTGTATCGTCGACAGATGCAATTGGGCGCTCAGGTGCTGTTTGTTCCGGCGGCGTTCACGGCCTACACCGGGCCCGCGCACTGGTTGCCACTTCTTCGTGCCAGGGCCATCGAGAATCAGTGCTGGGTCGTGGCTCCGGCGCAGACCGGAAGCCATCATGCGGACCGTAGGTCCCACGGCGAGACGGTCGTGATCGATCCGTGGGGGGCCGTGGTCGCGAGGCGGGTCAGCGCACCGGGGGCCGTGACGGCCACGATCGACCTGACGGCCATCGATCGGGTGCGTCGTGGGCTACCCTGCGCGGACCATGTGCGTCATGATCTTTTCGATTTGTAG
- a CDS encoding HAD-IA family hydrolase — protein sequence MRDATVTECVLLDAGGVLLDLDYAYLRRLIDARGVEVSEGDLSRFEAMARKEVNDHVATGGSTAERWRDYFQSIIFAAGLREVDVQEAMIDSLWEAHRRFGLWTVAIPGAIDAVRRLHEAGIPVGVVSNAEGRVEQDLNDAGFDGLLKTVVDSHVVGVAKPDPEIFRIALQQMGANADSTVFVGDVPAVDVAGARAAGLRAFLLDRHDLYPGSDAPRLGAIEQLPDRVLEDRS from the coding sequence GTGCGGGACGCGACTGTGACCGAATGCGTCCTCCTCGACGCCGGTGGCGTCCTGCTGGACCTGGACTACGCCTACCTGCGACGCCTGATCGACGCACGGGGTGTCGAGGTGAGCGAGGGTGATCTCTCTCGCTTCGAGGCCATGGCCCGCAAGGAGGTGAATGACCACGTCGCCACCGGGGGGAGTACCGCCGAGCGTTGGCGGGACTACTTCCAGTCGATCATTTTTGCGGCGGGTCTGCGTGAGGTCGATGTGCAGGAAGCGATGATTGACTCGCTGTGGGAGGCCCACCGACGGTTTGGCCTCTGGACGGTTGCGATTCCGGGAGCGATCGACGCGGTCCGGCGTCTTCACGAGGCCGGCATACCGGTCGGCGTCGTCAGCAACGCGGAGGGTCGGGTCGAGCAAGATCTCAACGACGCGGGGTTCGACGGTCTCCTGAAGACCGTCGTCGATTCCCACGTGGTGGGTGTGGCCAAGCCGGACCCGGAGATTTTCCGGATCGCGTTGCAGCAGATGGGTGCGAACGCGGACTCGACCGTGTTTGTAGGCGACGTCCCCGCGGTCGACGTCGCAGGCGCCCGGGCCGCGGGGCTCCGGGCGTTCCTGCTTGATCGTCACGATCTCTACCCGGGAAGCGATGCTCCCCGACTTGGTGCCATCGAGCAGCTTCCCGATCGGGTGCTCGAGGATCGGTCCTAG
- a CDS encoding RNA polymerase sigma factor — protein MTEETYESAARMHKDRVYQYARMMLRSEAEAQDVAQEALIRLWGHRETVDFSRVRAWLLRTAKNLCIDLIRKRQVRAEVDDGDAVVNEQRAMGHGAWQQVHAGELGQMMSDALSSLKPQDRAVVVLREIQGMPYDEIAETLEIPIGTLKARLHRARERLRTRLVRTGVTL, from the coding sequence ATGACTGAAGAAACTTACGAGAGCGCCGCACGCATGCACAAGGACCGAGTCTACCAGTATGCCCGCATGATGCTTCGTAGCGAGGCCGAAGCCCAGGACGTGGCTCAGGAGGCGCTGATCCGTCTCTGGGGTCATCGGGAGACCGTGGATTTTTCCCGCGTCAGGGCGTGGCTATTACGAACGGCGAAGAATCTCTGCATCGATCTGATTCGGAAACGTCAGGTCCGTGCCGAGGTTGACGACGGTGACGCCGTCGTCAACGAACAGCGGGCGATGGGCCACGGAGCATGGCAGCAGGTCCACGCCGGTGAGCTCGGTCAGATGATGAGCGATGCACTGTCGAGCCTCAAACCTCAGGATCGCGCGGTCGTGGTCTTGCGGGAGATCCAGGGCATGCCCTACGACGAGATTGCAGAAACCCTCGAGATTCCGATCGGAACGCTCAAGGCCCGACTCCATCGGGCCCGTGAGCGGCTGCGGACACGACTTGTCCGCACGGGAGTAACGTTATGA
- a CDS encoding DUF4252 domain-containing protein — protein MFKRLFIGSCTLLMAFACMAADPPPGQIDPEQFLRLADDEDVRIEVSLRGALLKAITKIDPELHALAGGLESINVVVLSLKEAELDRTRRQVRQIDEDLQSRGWQRLARVREEDAEIKVLVLNNEEQIQGLVVMVIEMSEGQLIFANVAGEIDLESLSQIGEQLDIPGLESIDVD, from the coding sequence ATGTTTAAGCGCTTATTCATCGGCAGTTGCACGTTGCTGATGGCGTTCGCCTGTATGGCGGCCGACCCCCCTCCTGGACAGATCGATCCGGAACAATTTCTGCGGCTGGCCGACGACGAGGATGTGCGCATCGAAGTCTCGCTCCGCGGTGCACTCCTGAAAGCGATCACCAAGATCGATCCCGAGCTTCACGCCCTGGCCGGCGGACTCGAGTCGATCAACGTGGTGGTCCTGTCGCTCAAGGAGGCCGAGCTGGATCGCACCCGTCGGCAGGTTCGCCAGATCGACGAGGACCTCCAGAGTCGCGGGTGGCAGCGCCTGGCGCGGGTTCGAGAGGAAGATGCGGAGATCAAGGTCCTGGTGCTCAATAACGAAGAGCAGATCCAGGGGCTTGTGGTCATGGTCATCGAGATGTCCGAGGGTCAGCTGATCTTCGCCAATGTGGCCGGGGAGATCGATCTCGAATCGCTCAGCCAGATCGGCGAGCAACTCGACATTCCAGGACTGGAGTCGATCGATGTGGACTAA